A single window of Bacillus mesophilus DNA harbors:
- a CDS encoding glycoside hydrolase family 30 protein: protein MVQSEKEDETNLLKVDPTQSFQKIMGFGGAFTEAAAYTLAQISPEDRMKVIESYFDKEKGLGYTLGRTHIHSCDFSLENYTYVDDYDTDLKTFSIEREFKWVLPLIKDARNIAGEDITILSSPWSPPAWMKTNNDMNHGGKLKEEYREVWALYYAKYIKAMEEHGIPIWGVSVQNEPEATQVWDSCRYTAEEERDFVKNYLGPVLEKEGLQDRKIVVWDHNRDIAYERAKVIFSDPEAAKYIWGTGLHWYVSEEFENLTKIHDDFPDKHLLFTEGCIEGGVKLGAWHTGERYARNMMGDFNNWLEGWIDWNIVLNEQGGPNHVGNYCDAPIIVDTKTGDIHYNSSYYYIGHFSKYVKPGAVRIKHELHTDTIQTVAFQNADGAVVVVLMNATDTVENLRVSLNDEVLEVELPSHSITTIIK from the coding sequence ATGGTTCAATCTGAAAAAGAAGATGAAACAAATCTATTAAAAGTAGATCCTACTCAATCCTTTCAGAAAATCATGGGATTTGGAGGAGCGTTTACAGAAGCAGCTGCTTACACATTAGCACAAATCTCCCCAGAAGATAGAATGAAAGTGATTGAGAGCTACTTTGATAAAGAAAAAGGGCTTGGGTATACGTTAGGGAGAACCCACATCCATAGCTGTGATTTTTCCTTAGAAAATTACACATATGTAGATGACTATGATACAGACCTGAAGACCTTCTCAATTGAAAGAGAATTCAAATGGGTACTTCCATTAATTAAGGATGCTAGAAACATAGCTGGCGAAGATATCACTATATTGTCCTCACCATGGAGTCCTCCAGCTTGGATGAAAACAAATAATGATATGAATCACGGTGGAAAGTTAAAAGAGGAGTATCGTGAAGTTTGGGCCCTTTACTATGCGAAATATATTAAAGCAATGGAAGAACATGGGATTCCTATTTGGGGTGTATCCGTACAAAATGAACCTGAGGCAACTCAGGTTTGGGATTCATGCCGTTATACAGCTGAAGAAGAAAGAGATTTTGTGAAAAATTATTTAGGCCCAGTTTTAGAAAAAGAAGGGCTTCAAGATAGGAAAATTGTTGTGTGGGATCATAACCGTGATATTGCTTATGAGCGTGCAAAAGTCATTTTCTCTGACCCTGAAGCGGCAAAGTATATTTGGGGAACAGGCCTTCATTGGTATGTCTCTGAGGAGTTTGAGAACCTCACTAAAATCCATGATGATTTCCCTGACAAGCATCTTCTATTTACAGAAGGGTGTATTGAAGGTGGAGTGAAGCTAGGTGCTTGGCATACTGGTGAACGATATGCTCGTAATATGATGGGAGACTTCAACAACTGGCTAGAAGGCTGGATTGATTGGAATATTGTCTTAAATGAACAAGGTGGGCCTAACCATGTTGGAAACTATTGTGATGCTCCAATCATAGTAGACACGAAGACAGGGGACATCCATTACAATAGCTCTTATTATTACATTGGACATTTTAGCAAATATGTAAAACCAGGTGCTGTCAGAATTAAGCATGAACTTCATACAGACACCATCCAAACGGTTGCTTTCCAAAATGCAGATGGAGCGGTAGTAGTAGTTTTGATGAATGCTACCGATACAGTTGAGAATCTTAGAGTTTCCTTAAATGATGAAGTTCTAGAAGTCGAGCTACCTAGTCACTCTATTACAACAATAATAAAGTAA
- a CDS encoding cellobiose phosphorylase codes for MVNYTFNDENYFAINQYDEAKTFSSFLPGIAGVYGVPMWSFYVNRGQAIVSFGVQDKNHAITEFFPANQAYQRVSTNGFRTFVKINGKVSEPFSSANFSAERKMFIKENELKIEEMNEETGLNTTVTYFTLPNENFAALVRKVEIENRTNTLLDLEVVDGLPAIIPYGVDDAAYKAVGNTLKSWMDVFNLENNIPYYRVRSSTNDTAEVEEVTKGHFYLSFVQDGKLLSPIVDVEDVFGKNTSWSFPNEFAQVSVKELLEREPITANKVPSGFSAFEQKLAPGEKVTLYTMIGHVNDISLINNRVSDLSQSAYMNQKYVETTELVNEITKDIQTDSGLPLFDAYCKQSYLDNVLRGGLPMMLETERNPFVYYVYSRKHGDLERDYNFFSLAPEFFSQGNGNFRDVNQNRRNDIFFHPEIGDYNIKLFMSLIQADGYNPLVVKGASFELKDKNNFEWMKGSFTSDEDQQWIQSKLSGTFTPGSLLQSILERNMELSVAPSEFLKQVLSRSEQNMEAEFGEGYWMDHWTYNLDLIQNYLSIFPEKQDYLLFQDEDYKFFTSHVYVKPRSEKYVIANGKVRQYGAIHENHNGEGNWLVTRNGDLYRTNLMSKLFGLAFIKFSTLDPLGMGIEMEANKPGWNDSMNGLPGLFGSAMSETYELKRVLEFMIDALKQSDHRIAVPMELHQLIEVVNGALEQYRNGSLDDFNYWDTVSTAREQYREAVRHDVTGEEVQITSDNMVRMIENYLHKVNLGIEKAVIHGEGLTPTYFYFEVSDYTVTDRVNEKGLPIVDIHAFQTVTLPHFLEGPARALKTYKEQEESSKIHQLIKESELYDQSLKMYKTSSSLEEMTYEIGRARAFTPGWLERESIFMHMEFKYLLSLLKAGLYDAFFEDFRHALPPFMDPEVYGRSTLENSSFIASSVNPDSAVHGQGFVARLSGTTAEFISMWQVMMMGKKVFSLDEGKLTLQLQPILPEWLFNDHNQVRFVLLGDVEVTYYNPERKNSFGMDGVKTVKYVLHGVEEKIEVENDFLEEKYALSIRNKEIKRVDVYLG; via the coding sequence ATGGTCAATTATACGTTTAATGATGAAAATTACTTTGCAATCAACCAATATGATGAAGCGAAAACATTCTCAAGCTTCCTTCCTGGAATTGCAGGGGTATACGGAGTACCAATGTGGTCCTTTTATGTCAATCGAGGACAAGCAATTGTGAGCTTTGGTGTACAAGATAAAAACCATGCTATTACGGAATTTTTTCCTGCCAATCAAGCTTATCAACGTGTCTCTACAAATGGATTTCGAACATTTGTAAAGATAAATGGAAAAGTTTCTGAACCATTTTCGTCAGCGAACTTTTCAGCTGAGAGAAAGATGTTCATTAAGGAAAATGAACTAAAGATTGAGGAAATGAATGAAGAAACAGGATTGAACACAACGGTTACCTACTTTACATTACCCAATGAAAACTTTGCTGCACTTGTTCGTAAAGTTGAAATAGAGAATAGAACCAATACCTTATTAGATCTAGAAGTGGTGGACGGTCTACCGGCAATTATTCCTTACGGTGTCGACGATGCTGCGTATAAAGCAGTAGGTAATACGTTAAAAAGTTGGATGGATGTTTTCAATCTTGAGAATAACATTCCTTATTATCGTGTGCGCTCCTCAACAAACGACACAGCAGAGGTAGAAGAAGTGACAAAAGGTCATTTTTACTTAAGCTTTGTTCAGGACGGAAAGTTATTATCTCCTATTGTTGATGTTGAAGATGTATTTGGCAAAAACACATCTTGGTCTTTTCCGAATGAGTTTGCTCAGGTGTCGGTAAAGGAGTTACTAGAAAGAGAGCCAATAACAGCCAATAAAGTCCCATCAGGATTCTCAGCTTTTGAGCAAAAGTTAGCTCCAGGTGAAAAAGTCACACTATATACAATGATTGGTCATGTGAATGATATTAGTCTAATCAACAATAGAGTGTCAGATTTATCTCAGTCGGCCTATATGAATCAAAAATATGTAGAAACTACAGAACTAGTTAACGAAATCACAAAAGATATCCAAACAGATTCAGGTTTACCTTTATTTGATGCTTACTGTAAGCAAAGCTATTTAGATAATGTGTTACGTGGTGGACTTCCCATGATGCTTGAAACAGAGAGGAATCCTTTTGTGTATTACGTGTACTCAAGGAAGCATGGAGATTTAGAACGAGATTATAACTTCTTCTCACTAGCACCTGAATTTTTTTCACAAGGAAATGGTAATTTCCGAGATGTTAATCAAAATCGTCGAAATGATATCTTCTTCCATCCTGAAATAGGTGACTATAACATCAAGTTATTTATGAGCTTAATTCAGGCAGATGGATATAATCCATTAGTCGTTAAAGGGGCAAGCTTTGAGCTTAAGGACAAAAATAATTTTGAGTGGATGAAAGGAAGCTTCACATCAGACGAGGACCAACAATGGATCCAATCAAAATTAAGCGGCACCTTTACACCGGGTTCTTTACTACAGTCCATACTAGAGCGAAATATGGAACTTTCAGTAGCTCCATCCGAATTTTTGAAACAGGTCCTATCTAGAAGTGAGCAAAACATGGAGGCCGAATTCGGAGAAGGATATTGGATGGATCATTGGACATATAACTTAGATTTAATTCAAAACTATCTATCCATCTTTCCAGAGAAACAAGATTACTTGTTATTCCAAGACGAGGATTACAAGTTCTTTACAAGCCACGTTTATGTGAAGCCGAGATCAGAAAAATATGTGATAGCGAATGGTAAAGTTCGTCAATACGGAGCTATTCATGAAAACCATAATGGAGAAGGAAATTGGTTGGTAACTAGAAACGGAGATCTCTATCGAACGAACCTAATGAGTAAATTATTCGGTTTAGCTTTCATTAAGTTTTCAACGCTTGACCCTCTTGGAATGGGAATTGAGATGGAAGCGAATAAGCCCGGTTGGAATGATTCCATGAATGGTTTACCTGGTTTATTTGGTTCAGCGATGAGTGAAACATATGAACTAAAGAGAGTACTAGAATTTATGATTGATGCGTTAAAGCAGTCAGATCACCGCATAGCTGTGCCGATGGAATTACATCAGTTGATAGAAGTGGTAAATGGAGCCTTAGAACAATACAGAAATGGTAGCCTAGATGATTTCAACTATTGGGATACGGTTTCAACTGCACGTGAGCAATACCGGGAAGCGGTAAGACATGATGTTACCGGTGAGGAAGTGCAGATCACCTCAGATAATATGGTTCGTATGATTGAAAACTATCTCCACAAAGTGAATCTAGGGATTGAAAAAGCTGTCATCCATGGTGAAGGATTAACACCAACTTATTTCTACTTTGAGGTTAGTGACTATACAGTAACAGATCGAGTGAATGAAAAAGGCTTACCAATAGTTGATATTCATGCTTTTCAAACAGTGACTTTACCGCATTTCTTAGAAGGTCCAGCAAGAGCGTTGAAAACTTACAAAGAGCAAGAAGAATCAAGTAAGATTCACCAATTAATCAAGGAATCTGAGTTGTATGACCAAAGCTTAAAAATGTATAAGACTTCTAGTTCTCTAGAAGAGATGACATATGAAATTGGTCGGGCTCGTGCCTTTACACCAGGATGGTTAGAGAGAGAATCCATTTTCATGCACATGGAATTTAAATATCTATTAAGTCTATTAAAAGCGGGATTATATGATGCCTTCTTCGAAGATTTTAGGCATGCATTACCTCCTTTTATGGATCCAGAAGTATATGGAAGAAGTACACTGGAGAATTCCTCTTTTATTGCAAGTAGCGTCAATCCTGATTCGGCTGTTCACGGTCAAGGCTTTGTAGCGAGATTAAGTGGAACAACAGCTGAGTTTATAAGTATGTGGCAAGTGATGATGATGGGGAAAAAGGTATTTTCTTTAGATGAAGGTAAGCTGACCCTTCAGTTGCAGCCTATCCTTCCAGAATGGTTGTTTAATGATCACAATCAAGTCCGTTTTGTTTTATTAGGAGACGTAGAAGTCACTTACTATAATCCAGAAAGAAAAAATTCTTTCGGTATGGATGGAGTTAAAACGGTAAAATACGTTCTTCATGGTGTTGAGGAGAAGATTGAAGTAGAGAACGACTTCTTAGAGGAAAAGTATGCTCTCTCCATTAGAAATAAAGAGATTAAGAGAGTAGATGTCTATCTAGGATAA
- a CDS encoding GH1 family beta-glucosidase encodes MTRFSKDFIFGTATSSYQIEGAYKEDGRSLSIWDTFSRIPGKVWNMDHGDVACDHYHRYEEDVEILTTLGVDSYRFSIAWPRIFPEQGKYNPAGMDFYKRLITKLKENNIKPSVTLYHWDLPMWAHELGGWTNRESVNWFKEFASICFEELDADVDSWITHNEPWCAGFLGYHQGVHAPGHTNMEEALKAVHHILLSHGEAVDLLKNQFQSKTPIGITLNLSPVYAASNSTNDRLAANNADGYGNRWFLDPVFKGSYPVDMMNLFSKYVHDYRFIQAGDLEKISIECDFFGINYYSRSIVEFSSAADFLYKGAYSDYDQTGMGWDIAPNEFKELIRRLREEYTNLPIYITENGAAFDDVVAEDGRVYDTERQKYVEEHIAAVADLNDEGMNIAGYYLWSLLDNFEWAFGYDKRFGITYVDFETQKRTLKETGHRYADVIRTRTI; translated from the coding sequence ATGACTAGATTTTCAAAGGATTTTATATTTGGTACTGCAACTTCTTCTTATCAAATAGAAGGAGCTTATAAAGAAGATGGTAGGTCGTTATCCATTTGGGATACATTCTCACGTATTCCGGGAAAAGTGTGGAACATGGATCATGGTGATGTTGCATGCGATCATTACCATCGTTATGAAGAAGATGTAGAAATTCTTACAACATTAGGGGTAGATTCATACCGCTTTTCCATCGCATGGCCAAGAATTTTTCCTGAGCAAGGAAAGTACAATCCGGCAGGTATGGATTTTTATAAAAGACTCATTACAAAATTAAAGGAAAATAACATTAAACCATCAGTCACTTTGTACCACTGGGATCTTCCAATGTGGGCCCATGAACTAGGAGGATGGACAAATCGTGAATCGGTAAACTGGTTTAAGGAGTTCGCGAGTATTTGTTTTGAAGAACTTGATGCCGACGTCGATTCGTGGATTACACATAATGAACCATGGTGTGCCGGCTTTTTAGGCTATCACCAGGGAGTTCATGCACCAGGACATACAAATATGGAAGAAGCATTGAAAGCAGTTCACCATATACTTTTGTCTCACGGAGAAGCCGTAGATTTACTCAAGAACCAATTCCAATCAAAGACTCCAATTGGAATTACATTAAATCTATCACCTGTTTATGCTGCGAGTAACTCGACAAATGATCGTTTAGCAGCTAATAATGCAGACGGGTACGGAAATCGTTGGTTTTTAGATCCTGTTTTTAAAGGTAGTTACCCAGTGGATATGATGAATTTATTTTCCAAATACGTACATGATTATCGTTTTATCCAAGCAGGAGATTTAGAAAAGATTTCAATTGAATGTGACTTTTTCGGAATTAACTATTATTCTCGTTCAATCGTTGAATTTTCGAGTGCTGCAGACTTCTTATATAAAGGGGCATACTCTGATTATGATCAAACTGGTATGGGCTGGGATATAGCTCCGAATGAATTTAAGGAACTTATTAGAAGGCTTAGAGAAGAATATACAAATCTACCAATCTATATAACAGAAAACGGTGCGGCATTTGATGATGTAGTGGCTGAGGATGGAAGAGTATACGATACAGAACGCCAGAAATATGTAGAAGAACACATTGCAGCAGTTGCAGATTTAAATGATGAAGGAATGAACATAGCAGGATACTACTTATGGTCATTGCTTGATAATTTTGAGTGGGCATTCGGATATGATAAACGCTTCGGTATTACGTATGTAGACTTCGAAACACAAAAAAGGACGTTAAAAGAAACGGGTCATCGCTACGCAGACGTTATACGTACAAGAACAATCTAA
- a CDS encoding family 16 glycosylhydrolase has translation MVLENSQTNPSHALQAAISKGEMMGTTKITDVVIASGHQLAVKVSSSPIINPTIGDQVPSDRTVTNPYNLGSCITGVDAVINKYIGLYEVDKEDKVINYKLITLTEEEIQPAHWTLVWEDSFLDSEVDEKNWNFVNSGGGFGNKELQYYTPRKENARLEEQILVLEAHKETWKEHPYTSAKLTTKGKQSWTYGRFSIRAKLPEGQGIWPAIWMMPEDMELYSGWPSCGEIDIMEIVGHEPETVHGTLHYGVPHTYTGESYTLPHGQKFSDDFHEFTLDWEPEEFRWYVDGILYAKQTNWFSTNDQNGTEVKYPAPFNRDFYLQINLAVGGKWPGYPDETTNFPQQMLIDSIKVYQKHRGESND, from the coding sequence ATGGTATTAGAAAACAGTCAGACGAATCCCTCACATGCCCTTCAAGCAGCAATTAGTAAAGGGGAAATGATGGGAACGACGAAGATTACAGACGTTGTCATAGCTTCAGGTCATCAGCTAGCAGTGAAAGTTTCATCCTCACCTATCATTAATCCGACAATTGGGGATCAAGTACCTTCTGATCGAACTGTTACAAATCCTTATAATCTAGGAAGCTGTATTACTGGAGTTGATGCAGTAATAAACAAATATATTGGGTTGTATGAAGTAGATAAAGAAGACAAGGTTATAAACTATAAATTGATTACGCTTACAGAGGAAGAGATCCAACCTGCTCATTGGACACTCGTGTGGGAAGATTCTTTCTTGGACTCAGAAGTAGACGAAAAGAATTGGAATTTCGTAAATAGCGGAGGAGGATTTGGTAATAAGGAGCTGCAATACTACACTCCTCGTAAAGAAAATGCACGTCTAGAAGAGCAAATACTAGTTCTTGAAGCCCATAAGGAAACATGGAAAGAGCATCCTTATACGTCAGCCAAGTTGACAACAAAAGGGAAGCAAAGCTGGACTTATGGGCGATTTTCTATTCGGGCCAAGCTTCCTGAAGGTCAAGGGATTTGGCCTGCTATTTGGATGATGCCAGAAGATATGGAGCTATATTCAGGCTGGCCGTCTTGCGGTGAAATTGACATTATGGAAATAGTGGGTCATGAACCGGAAACGGTGCACGGAACGCTTCATTATGGTGTGCCACATACGTACACCGGTGAATCGTATACACTACCACATGGTCAAAAATTCTCTGATGATTTTCATGAGTTTACCCTAGATTGGGAACCAGAAGAATTCAGATGGTATGTGGATGGCATTCTCTATGCCAAACAAACGAATTGGTTTTCAACCAACGATCAAAACGGTACAGAGGTAAAGTATCCAGCTCCTTTTAACCGTGATTTTTATTTGCAAATTAACTTAGCCGTTGGCGGAAAGTGGCCAGGGTATCCTGATGAAACAACTAACTTCCCGCAGCAAATGCTGATTGATTCAATTAAGGTGTATCAAAAACATAGAGGTGAAAGTAATGACTAG
- the mgrA gene encoding L-glyceraldehyde 3-phosphate reductase, translated as MVYNPNEQRYEQMVYNRCGRTGLKLPAISLGLWHNFGGEDVFENGRALVRKAFDLGITHFDLANNYGPPPGSAEETFGKILQQDFAGYRDEMIISTKAGYYMWQGPYGDWGSKKYLISSLDQSLKRMGLDYVDIFYHHRPDPDTPLEETMLALDQIVRQGKALYVGISNYGVEESTKAIAILKELGTPMLIHQAAYSMFNRWVEDGLTNLLEDEGVGCIAFVPLAQGLLTNRYINGIPSDSRAMKDKSFLNKEDVSQEVVQKVMLLNNVAKERGQSLAQMALAWVLREKSITSALIGASKVSQIEENIKTLEKLDFSEEELRIIDEVLQGK; from the coding sequence ATGGTGTATAACCCAAATGAACAACGTTATGAACAAATGGTATATAACCGATGCGGGAGAACAGGACTGAAATTACCTGCTATTTCATTAGGTCTTTGGCACAACTTTGGTGGAGAAGATGTTTTTGAGAATGGACGAGCACTGGTTCGGAAGGCTTTTGACTTAGGAATTACTCATTTTGATTTAGCGAATAACTATGGTCCACCACCAGGGTCAGCTGAAGAGACGTTTGGTAAAATTCTTCAACAAGACTTTGCTGGGTATCGAGATGAAATGATCATCTCTACTAAAGCAGGATACTACATGTGGCAGGGGCCTTACGGGGATTGGGGCTCTAAGAAATATTTGATTTCTAGCTTAGATCAAAGTCTAAAAAGAATGGGACTTGATTATGTTGATATCTTTTATCATCACAGACCAGACCCAGATACACCTTTAGAAGAAACAATGTTAGCATTAGACCAGATCGTCAGACAAGGTAAAGCATTATATGTGGGTATTTCCAATTATGGTGTGGAAGAGTCAACGAAAGCGATTGCTATTCTTAAAGAACTAGGAACACCGATGCTCATTCACCAAGCCGCGTATTCTATGTTTAATCGTTGGGTTGAAGATGGATTAACAAACTTGCTAGAAGATGAAGGCGTTGGATGCATTGCTTTTGTTCCTCTTGCACAAGGGTTATTAACAAACCGCTATATCAACGGTATTCCTTCTGATTCAAGAGCCATGAAGGACAAAAGCTTTCTAAACAAAGAAGATGTATCACAAGAAGTGGTGCAAAAGGTGATGTTACTAAACAATGTCGCAAAAGAGCGGGGACAGAGCTTGGCTCAAATGGCATTAGCTTGGGTTTTACGAGAGAAAAGCATTACTTCTGCGTTAATTGGAGCAAGTAAAGTAAGCCAGATTGAAGAAAATATAAAAACGTTAGAAAAACTAGATTTCTCTGAAGAAGAATTAAGAATAATAGATGAAGTATTACAAGGAAAATAG
- a CDS encoding aldo/keto reductase, whose product MKYRTLGSTSLQVSEIGFGAWQLGNEKDWGEMSENEAISLVHHAMNQGCTFFDTAPNYGAGKSEELLGKALIHSREKVVINTKIGHHPNQVVDFDVSKLRTSIESSLQRLQTDYVDTLLLHNPPFSCLQGRSAQFELLDTLKNEGKIRAYGASVDTSEEMLEILEHTNAQVIEVMFNIFYQEPLKAFQKAKEKNVGLIIKVPLDSGWLSGKYHQDSVFTGIRSRWSKEQIKRRQDVLGKLQPIIGNESIVQTALRFILAFEEVSTVIPGARDDKQLTENLAASKGKMSAEARRKIQTFWQEEIEPSPLGW is encoded by the coding sequence TTGAAATATCGAACATTAGGTAGCACAAGTCTGCAAGTTTCTGAGATCGGATTTGGTGCTTGGCAATTAGGGAATGAAAAAGATTGGGGAGAGATGTCGGAGAATGAAGCAATCTCCTTAGTTCATCATGCAATGAATCAAGGGTGTACATTTTTTGACACCGCTCCTAATTACGGTGCTGGTAAAAGTGAGGAGCTGCTTGGGAAAGCTCTTATTCATTCAAGAGAGAAAGTCGTGATCAACACAAAGATCGGTCATCATCCTAATCAGGTTGTTGATTTCGATGTAAGTAAATTGAGAACTTCTATTGAATCAAGCTTACAGCGACTTCAAACGGATTATGTGGACACATTACTTCTTCATAATCCACCATTTAGCTGTCTCCAAGGCAGGAGCGCACAGTTTGAACTGTTAGATACCTTAAAGAATGAAGGCAAAATTCGAGCATATGGAGCCTCCGTTGATACAAGTGAGGAAATGCTTGAAATACTAGAGCATACGAATGCACAGGTAATTGAAGTGATGTTTAATATATTCTATCAAGAACCTCTAAAAGCATTTCAAAAGGCAAAAGAAAAAAATGTAGGACTTATTATAAAAGTACCATTAGATTCTGGATGGCTTTCAGGAAAGTATCATCAAGATAGTGTCTTTACTGGTATAAGAAGCAGATGGTCAAAGGAACAAATTAAGCGGAGGCAGGACGTACTGGGAAAACTACAACCCATCATTGGAAATGAATCGATCGTACAAACAGCCTTGCGCTTTATTTTGGCATTTGAGGAAGTCTCAACAGTGATTCCAGGTGCTAGAGATGATAAACAATTAACAGAAAACCTAGCTGCAAGTAAGGGGAAAATGTCAGCTGAAGCAAGAAGGAAAATTCAAACCTTTTGGCAAGAAGAGATAGAACCGTCTCCTCTAGGCTGGTAG
- a CDS encoding response regulator transcription factor, translating to MYKVLIVDDEKNIRLGIQAMVKREFADVFEILVASDGQEAMEIIKQEPIDILITDIKMPRVDGITLIQEVQEMKVNISVIILSGHDDFEYAKAAIKSNVKDYLLKPVNRSELFQSINKVLEELGADYEKGLEQLDELRTSQLNLILLNQNIDEDEIQRICLKTNLPEYPDGYYVDILVSKSGMEPIESLHRIKYLLEKRYGQETKHHISFNDKYDNVVLITPDGSLFDYITEKLKDEKYFHLFQAVSEKQVELKKLKEGYNQASQAKKYQFLFPRCQLIQYENIKGKHFEREELPEDMIYKISNMLGTGRDKELKYSLLNIFDYEKISSLGIGYMEAIGELINKHIFDSFFNKLGEESIEIFKLYSKVGDMYNYKDFHDYYYAVEDLVMRLHEYVKQVKSVYSDQKYMGKAIKYIEENFHTDLNLAVVSNYISVNYSYFSHTFKEFTGSNFVDYVKKIRINEAKKLLKETDYKVFEIGEMVGYKNSKQFARVFRELEGISPKEFRSQN from the coding sequence ATGTATAAAGTGTTAATAGTAGATGATGAAAAAAACATTCGTCTAGGGATCCAAGCTATGGTAAAGAGAGAGTTTGCGGATGTGTTTGAGATATTAGTCGCTTCGGATGGACAAGAAGCAATGGAAATAATCAAACAGGAACCAATTGATATCTTGATTACAGATATTAAGATGCCTAGAGTAGATGGAATTACTCTCATTCAAGAAGTTCAAGAAATGAAGGTGAATATATCTGTCATCATCTTAAGCGGACATGATGATTTTGAGTATGCAAAAGCCGCAATCAAATCGAATGTAAAAGATTACTTATTGAAACCGGTTAACCGTAGTGAGCTATTTCAGTCCATTAATAAGGTGTTAGAAGAGCTGGGTGCCGATTATGAAAAGGGACTAGAGCAATTAGATGAACTGCGCACAAGCCAATTAAACCTTATTCTACTAAACCAGAATATTGATGAGGACGAAATTCAACGAATTTGTTTAAAAACGAACCTACCGGAGTATCCGGATGGATATTATGTTGACATACTCGTAAGTAAAAGTGGAATGGAACCGATTGAAAGTCTTCATCGAATCAAATATCTACTAGAGAAACGTTACGGTCAAGAAACCAAACATCATATTAGCTTCAACGACAAATATGATAATGTTGTTCTCATAACACCAGATGGTTCACTATTTGACTATATAACAGAAAAACTAAAGGATGAAAAGTACTTTCATTTGTTTCAAGCAGTGAGTGAGAAACAGGTTGAATTAAAAAAGCTTAAAGAGGGATATAATCAAGCTTCTCAGGCTAAGAAGTACCAATTTTTATTTCCTAGATGTCAGTTAATTCAATACGAGAATATAAAAGGAAAACACTTCGAACGTGAAGAGCTTCCAGAGGATATGATATATAAAATTTCCAATATGCTTGGAACGGGAAGAGATAAAGAGTTAAAGTATAGTCTCTTAAACATCTTTGATTATGAAAAGATTTCCTCGCTAGGTATTGGGTATATGGAGGCAATTGGTGAATTAATCAATAAACATATTTTTGATAGCTTTTTTAATAAGCTAGGTGAAGAATCTATAGAAATTTTTAAGCTCTATAGCAAAGTGGGAGATATGTATAATTATAAAGATTTTCACGACTATTATTATGCAGTCGAAGATTTAGTCATGCGGCTCCATGAATACGTTAAGCAAGTGAAATCTGTCTACTCCGACCAGAAATACATGGGCAAAGCCATAAAATATATTGAAGAAAACTTTCATACTGATCTAAATCTAGCGGTCGTTTCTAACTATATTTCGGTTAACTACTCTTATTTTAGTCACACGTTTAAAGAGTTCACTGGTAGTAACTTTGTGGATTACGTAAAAAAAATAAGAATCAACGAAGCAAAAAAACTTCTAAAAGAAACGGATTATAAAGTTTTTGAGATCGGCGAAATGGTTGGATACAAGAATTCTAAACAGTTTGCAAGAGTATTTAGGGAGTTAGAAGGAATTTCTCCAAAGGAGTTTCGTAGCCAAAACTAA